The window gagaAAACTCCTCAGCAGATAAATGCTGCAGCTGCCTCACTACCTCTATGGCATCTAGATAGAACTGTGGACAAGAATGAcaacagacagatcacagagagatcacagagagagagatcacagagagagagatcacagagagagagagatcacagagagagagagagatcacagagagagagcgatcacagagagagagagatcacagagagagagagcgatcacagagagagagcgatcacagagagagagagatcacagagagagagagagatcacagagagagagagatcacagagagagagagatcacagagagatcacagagagagagagatcacagagagagagagatcagagagagagagagatcacagagagatcacagagagagagagatcagagagagagagatcacagagagatcacagagagagagatcacagagagagagagatcacagagagagagagatcacagagagagagagagagatcacagaAAGAGATCACAGGgaggaaggagcagagagagggaaagagaaggacaCAATAAACAGACAGAATTCCAACTGTACGATCAGACGTGGATTGACGGCATGTCCTGTTCTAGGGGTGTTCTTGGTGTTTCCTGGGAGGTGTTTCCGGTACCCACCCACTGCTGCAGGGGGGCGAACTTCCCCGTGAGGGCTTTGAGAACCTCCTGACTGGCCAGGCCTCCAGCTGCCGCGgccagaggggggagagcgcCCCTGGCCGTCCTAGAGAGGCAGCGCACCAGCTCAGCATTGACTGGGGCCTGGAGATGGGAGAGGTggaaggtggtggtgaaggggagaggggagagagaggggaagaagatgGATGAGAAaggtggggaggcagggtggggacgGAGAGGAAAAGGAAATTCTAGACATTTGAAGGTCGGATTTGCTCATGTactcactgtctgtgtgtgtgtgtgtatgtgtgtgtgtgtgtgtgagcgtgtggaaACGCCTGGCTGACTCACTTTGTTTCGGAGCGTATTGTTGACTTCCTCTGTGAGCTTCACCAAAACCTCAGCATCCTGTAAGCACCTGAACACAAACAGCAGGAACACACATAGAACGGCCTCACGTCAGTGAACTAACCCGCTCTATTAAAAGCTATACATTATTATGTGTCAGTGCTGTTCTCTCTAGAGTATGAAGCTGGGTTACCCGATGCTGGGAAGTCGACCATGCTGCTCCTGGAAGTTGTCCAAAGCCAACATGGCGGCGTGGATCTGCAGTGGAGCCTAAGGGACAGATTCAGAATAAAGTAAATAGGAAACTGTCAGACCCCGCTCACTGTGACAGGAAGTTGAACTGAGGAATTCTGATCTCTCACTTCTGGTTTGCTGAAATCTGGGGTCAGAACCTGGGGTTCGCAAAGCTGTCTCTCCATCGTCTCCTgaagatggacacacacacacacacagaaaagggaAGCATAGCTCCTCAATATACAGTCTTAGGCAGCAAGTGTGATTTAAAACACTGTAGGTCATGAAGAGATAGATGatgttctgtgtttctgtgtgtgtgtgtgtgtgtgtatgtgtgagagcgaGTGTGTCCACGTGTATAACACTTACAAATCTGTATGTTCTAGGCGTCTTCTCCAAGAGGAAGAATCCACCATGGGTGTATTGCTGCATGTGAGACGTGTCTCCTACGGCAAAACTGTGAGGGGAAAGgactggaccacacacacacacgcacaccattgACATACCGGTAACAccaggtctcccagcatgcacaacCTGCCCTCTCCAGAGGTTTCAGAACGtggcggcccgcctggtctacaatgtacccagacgctcccatgttaccccgctcctcatctccctccactggctacccatcacggcccgcatcagattcaagaccctggtactgaccttccgagcagtgaacgggactgcacccgcactacatcaagtctctcctccagccttacacccccacccgccacctacggtcttcttcagacaaccgtctggtggtcccactgctcaagagcgcccggtcccaacacaagctcttctcctgtctggccccccagtggtggaaccaactccccacatccatcagagacactgactgtctccccaccttcaagaaaaggctcaagacgcacttgttccgggagtacaacggtacttaggaatggtttgctggaccccatgttagtttcctcaaggaacgcaatgactcttgcttagaaccttgctgctcttgttggttagtgataactgatttaaattgttgaaatattttttactgttgcttgcttttctacaggtacacttgcacttatagcgattcatgttgtttaattgtaacttgtttaactacatgctcttgtggttcttccctttggcacttattttggttgttcacaatatgtgcttcatgttttggctacctgggatgtttttggggctatcttgttgttatcggtgacctatgcactttgtaaagctctctcttggaagtcgctttggataaaagcgtctgctaaatgaataaatgtaaatgtaaacacgtgGCAGGTGTGTATTTGGCATGCTGCAGTACCTGTGACCTGGCGTGAGCGGCTGTTAAGCTCCTCCATGCCGTTGACCTCCCTGAACAGAACGCTCTGGCCCGTCTGGAGCCCGTGGGTCCGGCTGTCCATACAGGTCACCACCCCCGGGTtgtcctggggtcagaggtcaaacgggacgggtcagaacacacacgcacacacactcccctaaaACAGACACATACTTCCAAACACAGGAAGTGCTACCTGAGTGATGTTTTGGATGAATATCTCCTTAGGTTCCTCCCCCGTGGGATCCGACACCTCAAACTCCTCGCCAAAGTCGCAGAAAACCCGAACGCAGATCCCGTACGTGCCGCAGCCAATGAACTGCGAGGAAAAGCCGCAATGTCAGCGTGCATCAGTAACAAAGGGCTAATGCTAGAAAGGATACTGGATACAAAGACATTTACAGGTCTGagaggtcaatttgatcctttggCAACATACATCATACGTTGGTCACATAACTCACCCTAATCGGGGGCTGCTGGGAGTGGCAGAACAGGTCGACCTTTTTCTGCAAGGTCAGTCTGGCCTCTGTTAGAATCACACACTGGAACCCAGAACACAACCGGAGCGCGTTAGCCTCGACACATGGGGCAGGTCAGAGGTGACAGTGGAACCCCCCAGTGACGGTGCCCGTCTCTGTCTCACCTGGTACCTCTTGAGGAAGTTGAGGTCCGTGGCGTCGtccagggggcaggaggatgtCTCCACGTGAACGTAGGGGTTCAGTTCTGCCACCCTGGGGTGCACTGCCTCCACCCTGATGGGGGTGCGAGACaggccgagagagagggagagagatcaggggggagagagaggtgaggagaagaggggggaagagagacaggggggaagagagagtaaaagagtgaATAAGTAGGAGACACAGTAACAGGTACTGTAGAGACATAATAAAGAGTGATGTCTCCTACCTTCTCCTCTGGTTTACCACATCATCTTGGTGGATGAAGAAGTTGGAGCCGAGGTCCCAGGTCTCACACTGCCTGGTGTCATGGAGGGTCACAGCCTATGGatgaggaacacacactcttTGTTAGTCTTCAGATATGTTACAAATGAGAAGAATAGGTTCCCAGTGACTTAACACTCACCTTCACACCTGCCAGGACTATGTTCTTAGCTGTGAAACAACAACCATTAACAGTAAGACACTTCTGCCACGCAACCATTGGGACTTTATCTTTTGCCATGCCATGCACATGATGTCATATCATGACAACATGCAGCACCTACCTATCTCCACTCCCAGACCTCCCAGTCCACTGATGAATACTGAGGACTGGGCCATCTGCTGCATGGCACTGTCCCCCAGCACATAGCGCTGACGGCTGgatggacggagagagagagagagagagagagagagagagagagagagagagagagagagagagagagagagagagaggagggaaaaagcAGAAAAGATATAAGAAAGGGATAGATGGTGAAAAAGGGTGAAGGTAAGAAGGAGTAAAAAGGAAAGACGGACAACAGATAGAAGAGACAGGGGTGATCAGTTGGCTTGTTGGTTAGCTTTCACAGTGGGCTGACTACTATCCAGTACCTCCAGGTAACTAATGCCAGTAGGCTATGTACTGAGGAGACTAACCTGTAGAGTGAGTCATCGATCTCCATAGAGTCTGCAGCCATgatgggaagggaggaggggggaaactGACAGGTCCAACAAactagagagaagaagagagagaatagagaggtaAATAAATATGACATGAGGAACATTAGTTAGGCTAATATGATATCAAGGAATAGTAGAGTTAAGCACAAGCTGAACCAGAAACCAGGGAATAGTAGGCTTACAGTTTAACCAGCAGAAAGCGACGTATTACTCGTTAGGATGTCTATCTTGGCAGAGGCATTGAAGGTTGGTACGTTAGTGCACAACACCGGTTTAGGTTGTTTTAGCTAATAGGGTTAGCAGCAACGTTATATCCCCTGCCTGAGACGTATCAGCAAGTTACTTGTGTTACCGTTAGTATTTTTTTTCTGGCTTGTAAGACTAAAAAGCTACGCTGACTGATTATTGTATTTCTAAACTAGTAAATATGATGTTCATAAGAGTAGGCGTATGTTGTTACTATGTAGCTAATAATATAGACACATTGATAGCGAACTATATATTCACTAATTCACCAAGTAATCCAGGCAATTTTTGGGTGGAAACAAAGAGTGTCTTGCTAAAAATATATCAGCTATGATCAGTTAGCTCCTAACGCTAAGTCAACTTATACTGCTTACTCATTGGCCTGTGCTAGTGCTAGCTAGAAGAATAgcaactagctagctaagctagctagctataacgTAACTGGTAATATTGTTTGACTGGAGCCGGGTTTGTGCCGTGCATAACATAATAGCCCCCCCAAGATCTAAAGGCAATGACAATTCTAGAAGAAGTGCCATGgttgggcaggtgtgtgtgaatcaTGTCATTTATCCGAAATGTAAAATTCACCACTGTGTGTAAGCAAAAACAATGATAAAACAATTTCGGTTACCTGTCACTGTCAGTGTACGCGAAGTGTAGTGAATGAATGGCTAGCGCTTCCGGGTTACCATGGTCACGTCACTATATTCTAACGAGACTATTTTAGACGAAGTAGCCTACAAATGCATGGAAACCACAACGATATTAATTTAAAAGCAGTGTCATATCGCAACAGTTAATTTTAACAGTTTTATTTTAGGTATATAAAATGCACTTACATGAGCAGTATTGGACAACAAGAACAAGTTGCCTTACTGAATTATTTTCAATAAGAAACCCGTCCCTAGGCCTAAAAAAAACATGGATATAATAAATAGGCTAGGCTACAATATCCAAGGTCCAACTTGTTTAAACAGACAAAGTTCGTCTACCCAGTAAACTATTTACCGAACAATTTACCATTTAGGCATACTCGGCCAAGGGGTGTTTGTCTAGCCTTGTGCATCCAATTAATTAAATAAACATGACTAAATCAAATAATttgacatgtgtgtgcatgatatGTGCATGATATGTGTTTGAATTGAATAATTGTTTAGGCTGATGTCGACATATTTTGTAGGAAAACCAGGTTTCGTActcaaacctttcaaaacttcaaTCATATTGATCAAATGACAAACCCGCTGGagacctgctgtacctcccCTCTAAGCgtttgccaaaaaaaaaaacctgactGACGCACAACGACACACACTAGCCTACGCCAAAGTTCCGAAGTCCCTGTTTTGAACCGGTCTTCTAACTCTTCCACTTGTCTGCACTGGACTTCTCCCCTCCACAGAGATGTGGTGTAGTCGCGTGGCTTTGCGTCGTCTACAGCGGATTGCCGTTACTCCATTAACTACAGCAGGGGGTCTAACTGGCGCAGTGCAGAGACAAATGTCAACGCTTCCACGGGTGTATATCACCCGACAAATTCCCCCAGAGGGACTGAAGATCCTCCGGGAGTCTGGACAGTAAGTGTGTGACCACACAAAAACCCAATGTTCAAATTGATGGACCTTGTCTATAGTTGATTACGTAGGCTATGTTGTACAATTGTTTTGGGGTTATGAACATGAACATAGTGTATTGTGTTTGTAAAATGCTAAGAGTTTGAAGTGGGTGAAAAAGTACATCATTTACTTTGGGTAAACAGGTTTGCCAATGTTTGCCCCACCGACCTGTTGGATAAGAAGGGTCCAGTCAGTTTGCTTACataggttgtgagtgtgtgtgtctgtgtgtaagtttAAATACATAACGTCTAGTTGCTCTTTAAATGTACTCTAACTTGTATatcatttatttgtttatttattaatCTCAACGTCTCATTTCATGCAGAGTGCAGTTTGAGCTGTGGGACTCAGACGATGTCCCTGTGCCCAGATGTGAACTGCTCCAGAAGGTCAGAGGCATGGACGCTCTGCTCTGCGTTCTCACCGAGAAGATTGATACAGAGTTATTGGATTCCGCAGGTCAGGTGATTGTCCTTGTTGTCCATGTCAATGTCTTATCCCTGACACATTGCAAGGGGCCTcctcttatgtgtgtgtgtgcgttcctacAGGTCCAAACCTGAAAGTCATCAGCACTATGTCAGTGGGATTTGACCATTTGAATctggaggagctgaagaagaggtCAGTGACCTGACCAGATACACAGCAGGGACAGTCATGTGGCAATCCATAATCCCAttctgtgtatatgtgcgtTTCCAGGGGGATCCGTGTGGGCTACACCCCAGACGTTCTGACGGACTCTGTGGCGGAGCTCACTGTCGCTCTGCTGCTGACCACGTCCAGGAGATTGATCGAGGCCACGCATGAGGCCAAGACGTACTgtccacacatactcacacacagacacactctctctccctgacacacacacacacacacacacactctctctgtcttacatacacacatgctgcaACATGTTTTCAAGTATGtctaacctctctccctctgttctcctccccagAGGGGGCTGGGGCACCTGGAGGACATTGTGGCTGTGTGGCTACGAGCTCGCTAACAGCACAGTGGGCATCCTGGGTCTGGGGAGGATCGGTGAGCATGACAACACTCAacctcccccacccacacctcgttacaacatacacacctcacactaaacacacatcatgacaccctcacatacaatctcacactaaac of the Osmerus eperlanus chromosome 14, fOsmEpe2.1, whole genome shotgun sequence genome contains:
- the grhprb gene encoding glyoxylate reductase/hydroxypyruvate reductase b produces the protein MWCSRVALRRLQRIAVTPLTTAGGLTGAVQRQMSTLPRVYITRQIPPEGLKILRESGQVQFELWDSDDVPVPRCELLQKVRGMDALLCVLTEKIDTELLDSAGPNLKVISTMSVGFDHLNLEELKKRGIRVGYTPDVLTDSVAELTVALLLTTSRRLIEATHEAKTGGWGTWRTLWLCGYELANSTVGILGLGRIGVAIAERLKPFKVKKFIYTDVVPRPELASMINAEYVSLDELAKQSDFLTICCALTPETKEICNKNLFSKMKNTSIFINTSRGGVVNQQDLYEALSMGQIAGAGLDVTVPEPLPTSHPLFTLKNCVILPHIASASYSTRNAMSALAANNLLLGLTGQPMIKELKI